A region from the Brassica napus cultivar Da-Ae chromosome C8, Da-Ae, whole genome shotgun sequence genome encodes:
- the LOC106449680 gene encoding F-box/kelch-repeat protein At2g22050-like, which produces MSNSNAIEPEKKHTTHPPPPHSLSSLPDDIVLSCLARVPRSYHLNISWVSKNLRALVRSPELNFLRSTLPKNSIHVCLEEEEDHDEDENHSSFHWFTLNEISTTAMTMEYGLVPNPTPFPPHPKYGSSTVAVGSKIFFIGGATEPSKDLWILDTRSGNMTQGPSMTVARKQRKAAVGVIDGKIYVIGGRHFSFSDGRFHEEVQVEVFDPKSETWELVGQERVHKVSRCSASVEGKVFMVEYKRTSVYNPREGKGERMVHMVSQRLERGRKDMLNDSAFTVCVVEDVLFAFFNRTGLMWFDTKLNVWRKLVGRDGKELLPFVLRAHAMVEYEGRLVVLCMLAEKEVHDPVTKSVRCMFVSLDRAGDLICGTIHWSGILGTVPYSFHFLHCLAVSD; this is translated from the coding sequence ATGTCTAACTCCAACGCCATAGAGCCAGAGAAAAAACACACTACCCATCCTCCTCCgccacattccctttcttcattGCCTGATGATATCGTTTTGAGTTGCTTGGCCCGCGTCCCAAGAAGCTATCACCTAAACATCTCTTGGGTCTCAAAAAACCTAAGAGCCCTTGTTCGCTCGCCGGAGCTCAACTTCTTGCGATCCACcctccccaagaactccatccATGTATgtttggaagaagaagaggaccaTGACGAGGACGAAAACCACTCATCCTTCCACTGGTTTACTCTCAACGAAATATCAACTACAGCTATGACGATGGAGTATGGGTTAGTTCCGAACCCAACTCCCTTCCCTCCTCATCCTAAGTACGGTTCTTCAACCGTGGCAGTGGGGTCAAAGATCTTCTTCATTGGTGGTGCTACAGAACCTTCCAAGGATCTATGGATCCTTGATACCCGATCTGGGAACATGACTCAGGGACCAAGCATGACCGTGGCTCGAAAACAGCGCAAAGCAGCTGTGGGAGTGATCGATGGGAAGATATACGTCATCGGAGGTCGACACTTCTCCTTCTCCGATGGAAGGTTTCATGAAGAGGTCcaagttgaagtttttgatcCAAAGTCGGAGACTTGGGAGCTTGTGGGGCAGGAGAGGGTGCATAAGGTTTCACGGTGTAGTGCCTCAGTTGAGGGGAAGGTTTTTATGGTGGAGTACAAGAGGACAAGTGTGTACAATCCGAGAGAAGGTAAAGGAGAACGGATGGTTCATATGGTAAGCCAGAGACTCGAACGTGGACGAAAGGATATGTTAAATGATTCAGCGTTTACTGTGTGTGTGGTGGAAGATGTTCTCTTTGCTTTCTTTAACCGGACTGGATTGATGTGGTTTGATACAAAGCTTAATGTGTGGAGAAAATTGGTTGGTCGTGATGGGAAGGAACTACTACCCTTTGTCTTACGTGCGCATGCCATGGTCGAATACGAGGGAAGGCTTGTGGTTTTGTGTATGTTGGCTGAAAAGGAAGTTCATGACCCCGTTACCAAGAGTGTTCGGTGTATGTTTGTCTCACTGGACAGAGCTGGAGACTTGATTTGTGGGACGATCCATTGGTCTGGTATTTTGGGTACAGTCCCATATTCGTTTCATTTTCTGCATTGTTTAGCTGTTTCCGATTGA